The DNA sequence GGGGGCTCGATGGCGggcgaggaggaggcggcggcggcggcggcggcggcggtgggccCGCTGGTGGGCGCGGTGGACCAGGGCACCAGCTCCACCCGCTTCCTGGTGTTCGACGCGCGGACGGCCGAGGTGGTGGGGCAGCACCAGGTGCCGGTGCGGCTGCAGTACCCGCGCGAGGGCTGGGTGGAGCAGGACCCCGCGGAGATCCTGCAGTCGGTGTGCGAGTGCATCGAGCGGACGTGCGAGgagctggcgcggcggcgggtgGACGTGGCGGCCGTGCGCGCGCTGGGCGTGGCCAACCAGCGCGAGACGACGGTGGTGTGGGACCGCGTGACGGGCGCGCCGCTCTACAACGCGCTGGTGTGGCTGGACCTGCGCACGCAGCCCACGGTGGAGCGCCTGCGCCGCGGCGCGCCGGCGGGCGGCGACGACTTCGTGCGCGCGCGCACGGGGCTGCCGCTCAGCACCTACTTCAGCGCCGCCAAGCTGCGCTGGCTGCTGGACAACGTGGCGGCCGTGCGCGCGGCCGTGGCGGAGCGGCGCGCGCTCTTCGGCACGGTGGACTCGTGGCTCATCTGGAGCCTGACGGGCGGCGCGCGCGGCGGCGTGCACTGCACCGACGTGACCAACGCCAGCCGCACGCTGGTGTTCAACATCCACTCGCTGGCGTGGGACGCGGAGCTGTGCGACTTCTTCGGCGTGCCCATGGAGCTGCTGCCGCGCGTGCGCAGCTCCTCGGAGATCTACGGGCTGGTGCGCGCCGGCCCGCTGCGCGGCGTGCCCATCTCGGGCTGCCTGGGCGACCAGTCGGCCGCGCTGGTCGGGCAGCGCTGCTTCCGCGACGGCCAGGCCAAGAGCACCTACGGCACCGGCTGCTTCCTGCTGCGCAACACGGGCCGCCGCTGCGTGCGCTCGGAGCACGGCCTGCTCTCCACCGTGGCCTACCAGCTGGGCCGCGACCGGCCGGCCGTGTACGCGCTCGAGGGCTCGGTGGCCATCGCGGGCGCCGTGGTGAGCTGGCTGCGCGACAACCTGGGCCTCATCCGCGAGCCGGCCGACGTGGAGGCGCTGGCGCGCCAGGCCGGCGGCGCCTTCGACTGCTACTTCGTGCCGGCCTTCTCGGGGCTGTTCGCGCCCTACTGGGAGCCGAGCGCGCGCGGCATCATCTGCGGCCTCACGCAGTTCACCACCAAGCGCCACCTGGCCTTCGCGGCGCTCGAGGCCGTGTGCTTCCAGACGCGCGAGATCCTCGACGCCATGAACCGCGACTGCGGCGTGCCGCTGCGCCACCTGCAGGTGGACGGCGGCATGACGGCCAACCGCGTGCTCATGCAGCTGCAGGCCGACGTGCTGTGCCTGCCCGTGGTGCGGCCCTGCACGCCCGACACCACCGCGCTGGGCGCCGCCATGGCGGCGGGCGCCGCGCAGGGCGTGGGCGTCTGGAGCC is a window from the Perognathus longimembris pacificus isolate PPM17 chromosome 5, ASM2315922v1, whole genome shotgun sequence genome containing:
- the LOC125351159 gene encoding glycerol kinase 3-like yields the protein MAGEEEAAAAAAAAVGPLVGAVDQGTSSTRFLVFDARTAEVVGQHQVPVRLQYPREGWVEQDPAEILQSVCECIERTCEELARRRVDVAAVRALGVANQRETTVVWDRVTGAPLYNALVWLDLRTQPTVERLRRGAPAGGDDFVRARTGLPLSTYFSAAKLRWLLDNVAAVRAAVAERRALFGTVDSWLIWSLTGGARGGVHCTDVTNASRTLVFNIHSLAWDAELCDFFGVPMELLPRVRSSSEIYGLVRAGPLRGVPISGCLGDQSAALVGQRCFRDGQAKSTYGTGCFLLRNTGRRCVRSEHGLLSTVAYQLGRDRPAVYALEGSVAIAGAVVSWLRDNLGLIREPADVEALARQAGGAFDCYFVPAFSGLFAPYWEPSARGIICGLTQFTTKRHLAFAALEAVCFQTREILDAMNRDCGVPLRHLQVDGGMTANRVLMQLQADVLCLPVVRPCTPDTTALGAAMAAGAAQGVGVWSLDDAAADAGDAAGDPDAAGDPDAAAAAAPPTERFEPQIRAEESESRYATWKKAVARSMGWVTARPPEQGDPSVFCSLPLGFFIVTSMVMLIGARYMAGINRVSSEAGSEGEEALSNLITPDSHHYRTRRPSQVLSPPEDAPRARLLCAAQSPPTVCRPESTYCVPPRVQSLPTVCRPESAYCVLPRVRLLCPAQSPPTVCRPESAYCVPPRVHLLCAAQSPLTVCLPEPAYCVPPRARLLCAAQSPPTVCRPESTYCVPPRVRLLCASQSPPTVCRPEPAYCVPPRARLLCAAQSPPTVCRPEPAYCVPPRVHLLCAAQSPPTVCRPEPAYCSLCGAILTLKPLPERTLHRAGSREGPVLPS